In Pyxidicoccus xibeiensis, the following proteins share a genomic window:
- a CDS encoding sensor histidine kinase, with translation MEAWEAEVRAIPAAQALSRLALRDGLPRLLDVVAGLMRQRPPGEVATGLGPIPDLHALERLGEGFNLRQVVTEYRLLRTCVLRLWTARGSAAPPHPEEERVFHEAMDEAVAASVSRYARARERTLQALDRISTAALGNADVASFLPRLLQVLRETVAAVDVAAVLLKEGDSLRVECAVGEGMTAGVHVPMGEGFAGTVAAIRQPLLVHEAAGDARVNEPSLRAAGLRALYGAPLVLDEELLGVALMGSRASSELSEEDLLLFRAMAARTTALLAQAQAHARERAARAEAEASLARLRDSEAGLRRWEQVFTRLGVGVAVVSSEDNVLRDVNPAFARMHGYTPEELKGRPLEETFAPEARGVLPRHVSAANSKPSHEYESLHLRKDGSRFPAFTHVTAFRDETGLVSQRVATVLDITQRRAVEADRQRLLSAIEGERARLASVLDQMPAGVFIAEAPSGRLLMASRHVEVLTGRPFRPAASLEDYSRDYTRALHPDGRSYATEEWPLTRSLRHGEVVQGEEQLILREDGQRITVLVSSTPIRDREGTIVAGVATMVDVTERRRAQEAALQAALFGERLIAIVSHDLRNPLNAIQLSATQLLHSEALPERERRLVTRLARSSDRMKRMISELLDFTRGRLGGGIPIQRVPGDLRTVVRQGVEELEAAWPERSVRLQVAAGRYDGEWDADRLLQVVSNVGGNALQYSAPDAPVTFNLSDAGEAVVLEVHNPGEPIPADVQPRLFDPFRRGAAASQGGGVGGGLGLGLYIVEQVVKGHGGRIEVTSTAETGTTFRVTLPRSVSPGPPRG, from the coding sequence ATGGAGGCGTGGGAGGCGGAGGTGCGCGCCATTCCCGCCGCTCAGGCCCTGTCACGGCTCGCGCTGAGGGACGGGCTGCCCCGGCTGCTGGACGTCGTCGCCGGCCTCATGCGCCAGCGGCCCCCGGGCGAGGTGGCCACGGGCCTGGGCCCCATCCCGGACCTCCATGCCCTGGAGCGCCTGGGCGAGGGCTTCAACCTCCGCCAGGTCGTGACGGAGTACCGCCTGCTGCGCACCTGCGTCTTGCGCCTGTGGACCGCCCGGGGCTCCGCCGCGCCGCCGCACCCGGAAGAGGAGCGCGTCTTCCACGAGGCCATGGACGAGGCCGTGGCGGCCTCCGTCAGCCGCTACGCCCGCGCGCGCGAGCGCACGCTGCAGGCGCTGGACCGCATCAGCACCGCCGCCCTCGGCAACGCGGACGTGGCCAGCTTCCTGCCGCGCCTCCTCCAGGTGCTGCGAGAGACGGTGGCCGCCGTCGACGTGGCCGCCGTGCTCCTCAAGGAAGGCGACTCGCTGCGCGTGGAGTGCGCGGTGGGGGAGGGCATGACGGCCGGAGTCCACGTCCCCATGGGCGAGGGCTTCGCGGGCACCGTCGCCGCCATCCGCCAGCCGCTGCTGGTCCACGAGGCCGCCGGTGACGCCCGGGTGAACGAGCCGTCCCTGCGCGCCGCGGGCCTGCGCGCGCTGTACGGCGCACCGCTGGTGCTCGACGAGGAGCTGCTGGGCGTGGCGCTCATGGGCAGCCGCGCCAGCAGCGAGCTGTCCGAGGAGGATTTGCTGCTGTTTCGCGCCATGGCGGCGCGCACCACCGCGCTGCTCGCCCAGGCGCAGGCCCATGCCCGCGAGCGCGCGGCCCGCGCCGAGGCCGAGGCGTCCCTGGCCCGCCTGCGCGACAGCGAGGCCGGCCTGCGGCGCTGGGAGCAGGTCTTCACGCGGCTGGGCGTGGGCGTGGCGGTGGTCAGCTCCGAAGACAACGTCCTGCGCGACGTCAACCCCGCCTTCGCGCGCATGCACGGCTACACGCCGGAGGAGCTGAAGGGCCGGCCGCTGGAGGAGACCTTCGCCCCGGAGGCGCGCGGCGTGCTGCCCCGGCACGTGTCCGCCGCCAACTCCAAGCCCTCCCACGAATACGAGTCGCTGCACCTGCGCAAGGACGGCAGCCGCTTCCCCGCCTTCACCCACGTGACGGCCTTCCGCGACGAGACGGGCCTGGTGTCCCAGCGCGTGGCCACCGTGCTGGACATCACCCAGCGCCGCGCGGTGGAGGCGGACCGGCAGCGGCTCTTGTCCGCCATCGAAGGCGAGCGGGCCCGGCTGGCCTCGGTGCTGGACCAGATGCCCGCCGGCGTCTTCATCGCCGAGGCGCCCAGCGGCCGCCTGCTGATGGCCAGCCGGCACGTGGAGGTGCTCACCGGCAGGCCCTTCCGGCCCGCCGCCTCCCTGGAGGACTACTCGCGCGACTACACCCGCGCGCTGCACCCGGACGGGCGCTCCTACGCCACCGAGGAGTGGCCCCTGACGCGCAGCCTGCGCCACGGCGAGGTCGTCCAGGGCGAGGAGCAGCTCATCCTGCGCGAGGACGGCCAGCGCATCACCGTGCTCGTCTCCAGCACGCCCATCCGGGACCGGGAGGGCACCATCGTCGCGGGCGTGGCCACCATGGTGGACGTCACCGAGCGGCGCCGCGCCCAGGAGGCCGCGCTGCAGGCGGCCCTCTTCGGCGAGCGGCTCATCGCCATCGTCAGCCACGACTTGCGCAACCCCCTCAACGCCATCCAGCTGTCCGCCACGCAGCTGCTGCACAGCGAGGCGCTGCCCGAGCGCGAGCGGCGGCTCGTCACGCGCCTGGCCCGCTCCAGCGACCGGATGAAGCGCATGATTTCGGAGCTGCTGGACTTCACCCGGGGCCGGCTGGGCGGCGGCATCCCCATCCAGCGCGTGCCGGGAGACCTGCGCACGGTGGTGCGGCAGGGCGTGGAGGAGCTGGAGGCGGCCTGGCCCGAGCGCAGCGTGCGGCTGCAGGTGGCCGCGGGGCGCTATGACGGCGAGTGGGACGCGGACCGGCTGCTGCAGGTGGTGAGCAACGTGGGCGGCAACGCGCTCCAGTACAGCGCGCCGGACGCGCCCGTCACCTTCAACCTCTCGGACGCGGGCGAGGCGGTGGTGCTGGAGGTGCACAACCCGGGCGAGCCCATCCCCGCCGACGTGCAGCCGCGCCTGTTCGACCCGTTCCGCCGGGGCGCCGCGGCCAGCCAGGGCGGCGGGGTGGGCGGCGGCCTGGGGCTGGGGCTCTACATCGTCGAGCAGGTGGTGAAGGGGCACGGGGGCCGCATCGAGGTGACCTCCACCGCCGAGACGGGCACCACGTTCCGGGTGACGCTGCCTCGCTCCGTCAGCCCAGGCCCACCACGCGGGTGA
- a CDS encoding response regulator, protein MNSVLVVEDDADLRAAVADILEDEGFVVHVAENGRDALEELGHMGHMPCVVLLDLMMPVMDGFAFMERFRADPVLSQVPVVVFSASVREPPEGASAMIRKPFEIPALLSAVAGYCPRE, encoded by the coding sequence GTGAATTCCGTTCTCGTGGTGGAGGACGACGCGGACCTGCGCGCCGCGGTGGCCGACATCCTCGAGGACGAGGGCTTCGTGGTCCATGTGGCGGAGAACGGCCGGGACGCGCTGGAGGAGCTGGGGCACATGGGGCACATGCCCTGCGTGGTGCTGCTGGACCTGATGATGCCCGTCATGGACGGCTTCGCCTTCATGGAGCGGTTTCGCGCGGACCCGGTGCTGAGCCAGGTGCCCGTGGTGGTGTTCTCCGCGTCGGTGCGGGAGCCGCCGGAGGGGGCCAGCGCCATGATTCGCAAGCCGTTCGAGATTCCCGCCCTGCTGAGCGCCGTGGCGGGCTACTGCCCGCGGGAGTGA
- a CDS encoding response regulator: MSTNVQHLLLIEDDSTWRECLVDAVRAEGVTVSHARDGVEALEWLRTRPRAGHPDLILLDLLLPRMDGWELYSQLRTTERLRHLNVLMFSAALNGQEPPLDGVVGYLRKPHAPEAMLGDLRAQLRQLPETAPREPSGPYELRFVEEVSLQLRTLPGPVSHAVRMHLLRAAELVGTELPMASTWLQALPGTPPSLLVTVEGVQVMLEVDDTERALTATVSFVPSHLLRGC, encoded by the coding sequence ATGTCCACGAACGTCCAGCACCTGCTCCTCATCGAGGATGACTCCACCTGGCGGGAGTGCCTCGTCGACGCGGTGCGGGCGGAAGGCGTCACCGTCTCGCACGCCAGGGACGGGGTGGAGGCGCTGGAGTGGCTGCGCACGCGGCCTCGCGCCGGGCACCCCGACCTCATCCTGCTGGACCTGCTGCTGCCGAGGATGGACGGGTGGGAGCTGTACAGCCAGCTGCGGACGACGGAGCGGCTGCGGCACCTGAACGTGCTGATGTTCTCCGCGGCGCTGAACGGGCAGGAGCCGCCGCTGGACGGCGTGGTGGGCTACCTGCGCAAGCCCCACGCGCCCGAGGCGATGCTGGGCGACCTGCGCGCGCAGCTCCGCCAGCTTCCCGAGACGGCTCCGAGGGAGCCCTCCGGACCGTACGAGCTGCGCTTCGTGGAGGAGGTGTCCCTCCAGCTGCGCACGCTGCCGGGCCCCGTGAGTCACGCGGTGCGCATGCACCTGCTACGCGCGGCGGAGCTGGTGGGCACGGAGCTGCCCATGGCCTCCACGTGGCTGCAGGCGCTGCCGGGCACCCCACCCTCACTGCTGGTGACGGTGGAGGGCGTGCAGGTGATGCTGGAGGTGGACGACACGGAGCGCGCGCTCACCGCCACCGTGTCCTTCGTCCCCTCGCACCTGCTGCGCGGCTGCTGA
- a CDS encoding bpX6 domain-containing protein: MSARPLGVRPRRHLHRGTVRAAAFWFDPALLGEAEARRRVLAAWRQGASVHAVAGGYLLRLPRTWVVASDSAPGLPLTLEQGVLCSAPLSATERGQLEPREGAVVLVLAGVAGVHSLDGATTVDLSRWLDVSGWVVVPARGLGAPPPPVRVLAPLPPLTRGAFGSAVPTLAPEAQVMLARMQGKPPPDGLVVAPPPGLLARLRAAWSRRGAGQAGTGAAGPGLLARVRAAVSGGGGASAAGMGASSGPGLLARLRAAFRSGAAPGDAARVSGAGAPRGPGLLRRMLAGLGAGSGASAPAASGRPGLGARLAAWFLRGKAPRALPPGSGRSAQGPGSLARPSQPSALGRWLAAFFGRFATASVEAPTPAPGNAATPPPDASTAPPGPGLLSRMSEWMMRNTPLGQLLGQRKAEYMRKLFDMFEEGNLQEALRYAIPLNASTDEHAREALGLPGPREKLTIRPKGGGPASVFAGGEELFASLKERYRDAFRRLEREGRIDEAAFVLAELLGAHEEAVSFLERHGRYKLAAEVAEGRGLPPGLVVRQWLLAKDVARATAIARRSGTFSDAVLRLERTHAEEARVLRLLWGESLAESGDWVRAVQAVWPLTEARDLAFAWIRRGVECGGVAGARLLAMWASAHPDGLTDTEARVRELLDDDSPERVLERYTFAVTLSGEFASARRTALLTPTVRALLRDGAAGRGSFTPDFITRLLRDTTDGSLRTDLPPLSDTLRSRPLWSNDASLPLVRASVRTTDEGAFSVHDAVVLPDGRLLLALGEAGVRLLHPDGRVVAHLDAPAFALVPSIQGDRALALAPRGDVWRLSRLDLVARRATAWCDAPLDAWAPTYDGGVWFTASQRSVMMVDALAPDLRALWRVGDLPGRVRCLAADAARMSCLTEELERWTYDVPQGPTLRARTPMMSVEKGTAFRLLSSSLTADGEVAARVALLVPKPSPPGTPDDGPVPTLGELSLWLKPGSTRSAKEPAPLRQGREELVLTEAWRAEVLHHTGHWQVELVDARGARRALLTFEGEAPATRVRYSPGALLAFDSRGRVLWLDLESGMVRTVAVA, from the coding sequence ATGAGCGCGAGACCTCTCGGCGTCCGGCCCCGCCGGCACCTGCACCGGGGCACGGTGCGTGCGGCGGCCTTCTGGTTCGACCCCGCGCTGCTCGGCGAGGCCGAGGCGCGCCGGCGCGTGCTCGCCGCGTGGAGGCAGGGAGCCTCCGTCCATGCCGTCGCCGGGGGCTATCTGCTGCGCCTGCCCCGCACGTGGGTCGTCGCCAGTGACTCGGCGCCAGGGCTGCCGCTCACGCTGGAGCAGGGCGTCCTGTGCTCGGCGCCGCTGTCCGCCACCGAGCGCGGGCAGCTGGAGCCGCGAGAGGGCGCGGTGGTGCTGGTCCTCGCAGGCGTCGCGGGGGTGCATTCACTGGATGGTGCCACCACGGTGGACCTGTCCCGGTGGCTCGACGTGTCCGGGTGGGTGGTGGTGCCCGCGCGAGGCCTGGGTGCGCCTCCGCCGCCCGTGCGGGTGCTGGCGCCACTCCCGCCGCTCACTCGCGGTGCTTTCGGCTCCGCCGTGCCCACGCTGGCGCCCGAGGCCCAGGTGATGCTGGCGCGCATGCAGGGGAAGCCCCCGCCCGACGGGCTCGTGGTGGCTCCGCCTCCAGGCCTGCTGGCGCGCCTGCGCGCGGCATGGTCGCGCCGTGGCGCCGGACAGGCGGGCACGGGTGCAGCGGGTCCGGGCCTGCTGGCGCGGGTGCGCGCGGCGGTGTCGGGCGGCGGTGGGGCCAGCGCGGCGGGCATGGGTGCGTCGTCCGGCCCGGGCCTGCTGGCGCGGCTGCGCGCGGCGTTCCGCTCCGGTGCGGCCCCGGGTGATGCGGCTCGTGTCTCCGGCGCGGGGGCCCCTCGGGGTCCGGGCCTGCTGCGGCGCATGCTCGCGGGGCTCGGTGCGGGCAGCGGCGCTTCGGCTCCTGCTGCTTCGGGCCGTCCCGGCCTGGGCGCCCGGCTCGCCGCGTGGTTCCTGCGAGGCAAGGCCCCGCGCGCACTGCCCCCGGGCTCCGGGCGGAGTGCACAGGGCCCTGGCTCGCTCGCGAGGCCTTCCCAGCCCTCGGCGCTGGGCCGCTGGCTCGCCGCCTTCTTCGGGCGCTTCGCCACGGCCTCGGTGGAGGCACCGACTCCCGCTCCCGGCAACGCCGCCACGCCGCCTCCGGACGCGAGCACCGCGCCTCCAGGCCCGGGCCTGTTGTCGCGCATGTCGGAGTGGATGATGCGCAACACGCCGCTCGGCCAGCTGCTGGGCCAGCGCAAGGCGGAGTACATGCGCAAGCTCTTCGACATGTTCGAGGAGGGCAACCTCCAGGAGGCGCTGCGCTACGCCATCCCCCTGAACGCGAGCACGGACGAGCACGCGCGGGAGGCGCTGGGGCTGCCCGGTCCCCGCGAGAAGCTCACCATCCGCCCGAAGGGGGGCGGCCCCGCCTCCGTGTTCGCGGGCGGCGAGGAGCTGTTCGCCTCCCTCAAGGAGCGCTACCGCGACGCCTTCCGTCGCCTGGAGCGCGAGGGCCGCATCGACGAGGCGGCCTTCGTCCTGGCGGAGCTGCTGGGCGCGCACGAGGAGGCCGTCTCCTTCCTGGAGCGGCACGGGCGCTACAAGCTCGCGGCCGAGGTGGCCGAGGGCCGTGGCCTGCCTCCGGGGCTGGTGGTGCGCCAGTGGCTCCTCGCGAAGGACGTGGCGCGCGCGACGGCCATTGCCCGGCGCAGCGGCACCTTCTCGGACGCGGTGCTGCGGCTGGAGCGCACCCACGCCGAGGAGGCTCGCGTGCTGCGGCTGCTGTGGGGCGAGTCGCTCGCCGAGTCCGGCGACTGGGTGCGCGCGGTGCAGGCGGTGTGGCCCCTCACCGAGGCCCGGGACCTGGCCTTCGCCTGGATACGGCGGGGCGTGGAGTGCGGCGGCGTGGCCGGCGCGCGGCTGCTGGCGATGTGGGCCTCCGCCCATCCCGACGGGCTCACCGACACCGAAGCGCGGGTGCGGGAGCTGCTCGACGACGACAGCCCGGAGCGCGTGCTCGAGCGCTACACCTTCGCCGTCACCCTGTCCGGCGAGTTCGCCTCCGCGCGCCGCACCGCGCTCCTGACGCCCACGGTGCGCGCGCTGCTGCGCGACGGGGCCGCGGGCCGGGGCAGCTTCACGCCCGACTTCATCACCCGGCTGCTGCGAGACACCACCGACGGCTCGCTGCGCACGGACCTGCCCCCGCTGTCCGATACGCTCCGCTCCCGTCCCCTCTGGAGCAATGATGCGTCCCTGCCGCTGGTGCGCGCGAGCGTCCGGACGACCGACGAGGGCGCCTTCTCCGTCCACGACGCGGTGGTGCTGCCGGACGGCCGGCTGCTGCTCGCGCTGGGCGAGGCGGGGGTGCGGCTGCTGCACCCGGACGGGCGCGTGGTGGCGCACCTCGACGCGCCCGCCTTCGCGCTCGTGCCCTCCATTCAGGGAGACCGGGCCCTGGCGCTCGCGCCCCGAGGCGACGTGTGGCGCCTGTCCCGCCTGGACCTGGTGGCGCGCCGGGCCACCGCGTGGTGCGACGCACCGCTGGACGCCTGGGCGCCCACGTATGACGGCGGCGTCTGGTTCACCGCGTCCCAGCGCTCGGTGATGATGGTGGACGCGCTGGCCCCAGACTTGCGCGCGCTCTGGCGGGTGGGGGACCTGCCCGGCCGGGTGCGCTGCCTGGCCGCGGACGCCGCGCGCATGAGCTGCCTCACCGAGGAGCTGGAGCGGTGGACCTACGACGTGCCGCAGGGCCCCACGCTGCGCGCCCGCACCCCGATGATGTCGGTGGAGAAGGGCACCGCGTTCCGCCTTTTGTCCTCGTCGCTCACGGCGGACGGCGAGGTGGCCGCGAGGGTTGCCCTCCTCGTCCCGAAGCCGTCTCCACCCGGGACGCCCGACGATGGCCCGGTCCCCACCCTCGGGGAGCTCTCCCTCTGGCTGAAGCCCGGCAGCACCCGGTCGGCAAAGGAGCCGGCGCCCCTGCGCCAGGGGCGGGAGGAGCTCGTCCTCACCGAAGCGTGGCGGGCCGAGGTGCTGCACCACACCGGGCACTGGCAGGTCGAGCTGGTGGACGCTCGCGGCGCCAGGCGTGCGCTGCTCACCTTCGAGGGAGAGGCCCCCGCCACGCGGGTGCGCTACTCCCCCGGCGCGCTGCTGGCCTTCGACTCGCGCGGCCGGGTGCTGTGGCTCGACCTGGAGAGCGGCATGGTGCGCACGGTGGCCGTGGCGTGA